The genome window GAGATGTCGGCTGCAGACAAAAGTTGTGTGTTCAGGAACCCCGGAATGTGTCGGCTGCGAAGATTCtatgagattttcaaaaattcatactGCTCGACATTATCTGGGTGTCAAATACCATTGTTCAGACACCGACAACATGCTTTTTTCCTAATCACTACGAGCAGGTGATTCTTGAACCACCCCCCGtccaagaaaaataaactaaactAACAAAGAAACAAGGCACTCGAAAATGGTCATAATCGCCACATCATAATAATCCGGCAgcaattgcaaaaatagaATACCCATAGTAGAAATCGCCAACACAAATATACAACAAATCACAGCGAACACGAAAACCGCGAGTTTCAGGGACCGCGCGTTTTCAGCCGCCTGGAATCTGGCGGCAAGGCTGTACGAAAGTTCGATCTGTTTTAAGTCCAGCCGGTTCCGCAGGGAAGTGTTGTACTGGAGAAGGAGGAAAAATGTCTGGAagtttatcattttttgaaaccttttGTAGAGTGGAGCTCACCAAAATTACACAGCTTAATAAGATGGTGCTAATGATAAGCACAGGCTTCAGGgagaaaaagtagaagaacACGAGAATGGATCCTTGAATACAACAGCATTGAGATGTGGCGAGTAGAGTGTAGCCCAGGTAGCTGCGTTGCTTTTTCTCGTAATCGCTGGAAGATACCGGttaggtgtcggctgctaactAGGTAGAACCCGCTCGCGAAACGGCTAATGCGCGGTCCCAGTTGGTTGTTGGCCGCTAAATATCTAGGACCCACGTAGCTGTCGGCTGCACTTGCTGTCCCTGTTGGTTGTCGGCTGCTAGCTCGGTAGGGTTCGCTTAGGTGTCGGCTGCATTAGCAGTCCTGGTttaatgtcggctgctaactAGCGCGGGCCTGCTTAGGTGCCGGCTGCGAAAGCAGTCCTGGTttaatgtcggctgctaactAGGTACGGCCAGCTTAAATGTCGGATGCACGAGTAGTCCTGGTTTAATGTCGGTTGCTAACTAGCTAGGTCCCGCTTAGGTGCCGGCTGCACGAGCAGTCCTGGTTTAATGCCGGCTGCTAACTAGGCACGGCCAGCTTAGGTGCCGGCTGCACGAGCAGTCCTGGTTTAATGTCGGTTGCTAACTAGCTAGGTCCCGCTTAGGTGCCGGCTGCACGAGCAGTCCTGGTTTAATTCCGGCTGCTAACTAGGCACGGCCAGCTTAGATGTCGGATGCACGAGCAGTCCTGGTTTAATGTCGGTTGCTAACTAGCTCGGTCCCGCTTAGGTCTCGGCTGCACTAAATTTGAAGCTGTCCCGTTTCAGCGTCGGCTGCTTCCTCAAGCTAACTCACCTGAAAAAGAACGACGCAATCGCCCTTTCGATGACAAAATTGCACATTCCCGCCACAGTCGACGCGAGATAGTGCCATATTAAGAATGAGCCGAACAAAAGACATGTGGTCTCGGGGTACTTGGTGATATGTGCCATTATCGTGCGATCCGATGTCTCAAAATTGGTGAACTTCATGTgagtgtctgaaaatgttaagcTTGATCTATTTGAAGCCCGGAAGAAGTCTGgtgtatttttttggaaaccgCAAGGTGTCGGCtgttacatttttttaggggtaggcacgtaggcaccaAGACAAAAGACCCTCCACCTTACCTTCCACCAAGACCAAGCCATTCTTATACGGCCATACCAACACCAATCCAAGCCAACACTCGAACCAAGCCCCGAAATAAAAGCTAAAACAAATAGTCATATTCTTATGGAACTTCCTTATTCGCCATGACGTCATCACTAGAATAACTGTGAAGTATGCGGAAATAAATAGCAGTAGAAGATAGACaacattgaaaatcaaataattcatATTAGTATACGCCGGGTTATTGATTTCGTGAATCGGAATCCATATCACTATATCGTCAGTTAACAACAAATTCATATtgatttggaagttttctttCTAACTtctaatgagaaaaaaactgagaaaaaatgtttaacaaaaaatttcaatttcacctGCTGCTGCTCGCGgagcaaaaaaataatcacgTCACCGGTGGCTGATGAAGTTACAATAAAGCCTTAATTGAATTCGAATGTTGCTTTTTGATTTCGTTCGAGAGCTTGAACTTTTAtaggattttgaaaatcgagtttttgagagaaaaactAGAATGTTGAATTAATAGCATGTTTGAAAATGGAGAGAGAAGGCTATAATTTAGACAGATATCCCAAAAAATTCTATCGGATTAAtcaaatcggtggccgagattttaaaaaattttctaggccacgtatACACACTCCACCCCAAAGAGTTCACGAGTTATTTTCACGTGGCCGCTGGAAAATCGATGGGCGAGGTTTTcctttcttttgtttttttgtagatcatctTAAATTGTGCTAAAACTGAACTTTAACAATTTTGTACAGAatattttcccagaaaatgtAACATTACTTgacggtggccgagttttacCATTTCCACGGCCACGTATCGTAATTTTCTGTTAAAGCGCGAATTTGTGGCTAGCAAGCCTTACAAAAATGCtgtaaaatgtaatttttatgGTCCTGGCACGACGGCaactacactcaaaataataaaactgcgtggcgtgtactgcagaaatcctaatatttaggccccgcctttttatcgtccactcacggggaaaagacaaaattcggggaccaaccaatatcaggccgccgacatcctacgggttccgcgcgcagctatgtttaactcgttGTGGGCGCGGCaagctgtctccgcccgctgcgagttaaacatagcggcgcgcggaacacgtaggatgtcggcggcctgatattggttggtccccgaatttttgccttttctccgtgagtggacgagaaaaaggcggggcctaaatatgaggttttctgcagtacacgccacgcagttttattattttgagtgtatatCAGCTATTgaaccggcaaactgccggaattacgatttccggaaaatcggcaaatcgacaaattgccggaattgcaattcccggcaaatcggcaaactggcaaatttgcgatttgccgaaattgccggaaaaacggccaTTAGCGTCGGCAAATTCGcgatttgcacatttttttttggaaatttcaaaatatcaattttaatcggcaaaattgtacagATCTTATAAAtgttatattttgaaaaaaaaattatatgaaagtatctaaagaaaacgggaaaaaatttcaaaaaggcacagttttaagtgtatccgtcttataaaaaatccctctaaacatttccggcaaattgatctccggcaaacggcaaatcggcaatttgccggaaataaaaatttccggcaattaggcaaaccggcaattaaCCGTTTTGCTGAATTCGTCgacaaaaaatacggtagctggtaaagtttcaaactagaaaaaacgtctttttaattaagaaatgtttcacattttttctacgaaaaattagaattagaATTCCTCATTGAATCCAAAATACTTATGATCTCCATCTCTTGGCGACGGATCCACAAGCCTCCATCCCCTGTTCACCCCATCAATTGCCTGAATCTCCTCAGCACTTAGCTGGAAATCGATAACGGAGATGTTCTCGATgattctttctgaaattccgaataatttattctttaagttttaaattttacattgtaaaaaattagaattcgCTGTAAAAATATCACATAAAAGGAAAGAGGAAGAGCCGATGCAGAAGCAAAAAGTTAAAACTCCTCGAGGAATGGACAGTGTGGGTGATCTCCGTCGCGTTGGCTCAAATCTACGATTCTCCAGTTTTTATTGATCCCGTCGATTTTCGAGATTTCCTCTGCGGTCAGCTGGAAGTCGAAAACTGCAAGGTTTTCGGAGATTCGTTCTGGAAAATGGTGGAGTTGAGGAGAGAGTGGCAAGGGTAAAGTTGGGTTCAGAGTTTGATCTCCGGGAGAAGCGCCAAATTTAGAAGCAGACATTGCTAACACCACATTTCATGTCACAGTGTCATGGGTAATAGCGGCAAAAATGGTTAAGCACATTGGGGCACACATCCCCTTTCCATTTATGTGAAGggagcattttcagaaaatcataccaaattttgcgaattttcaaagttttcaatccaaataaaaaacatacgTGGTGTCACTGATTTTGGGATGGCCGAGAGCCCACTGTCGACGAACCAACGAAGGATGATTTGGGCGGGAGtctgaacaaatatttttttttaatttccaaaatctttcaaaaaattctttagtttttcagacatttttgcaGCTTTCTGAATGTCCCTTTTTTCGCCGacttgctggaaatttttatttttggcaaattgccgattttgccgattggccggaaatttttattttcggcaaattgccggttttgccgatttgccggaaatttttattttcgctAAATTGAcggttttgccggaaatttaaaatttcggcatattgccggtgTGCCGATTGGCCGGAAATTTagaattccggaaaattgccagttttgccgatttgccggaaatttttattttcgccaaattgccggttttgccgatttgccggaactttttatatttccatagaatttgtatttctgagaatgtttgaatttcccgccaaaaaatttcctcataaaatttgaaatctctgCCAAAAGTTGTGTTAGGTAATTTGAGTTTcctgcaaaattattttttgaggaagtttgaatttcccaccaaaagtttcattagaaaattttcagctgcaaGCTCAGAACTGAGGGGCctgtgagatgtcggctgcagATGAAAAACACGAGCTTAGAAAACCCgtgaagtgtcggctgctagaTTCTATTGAATTATTTGGAAGACAGTGTCGGCTGCTTAGATTTTAGAAGACCCGTAAATCGTTCACCGCTAACTGAATTCCCCCGGTAAAAAACGTTCTCAGGAAATTAGAATAATAAATTCTTTTTACCTTTCCATGAGCCTTTGCAATCCCGGCGACAACCTCATTGGTGAGCACGTTCGGATCTCCATCCTTACGGAAGAACGCGGATCCGGGGTTGCCGAGCGGTGAGTACCCGACCACCACAATACCCTTCTCCTTGCAAAACTCGCGGAGCTTGACTTGCGTGAAGTATGGATGAAGCTCGACTTGAAGACAGGCCGGCTTCACCTCCGCCGCATCCCAGACGCGCTGGATCTGGCTGTGGGTGAAGTTGGACAGCCCGATGGACCGACATTTTCCGGCTTTTTGAGCGGCCTCGAATGCCTTCCAGGTCTCGAGGTAATCCACATCGGAGTAACGCATTTTTCCGTTCTCGCCGGCTGGGAAGAGCTCAGCGCCTTCTGCGTAACCTTGTGGCCAGTGGATGAGCATAAGATCCACGTAGGAGAGCTGGAGGTCCGACAGGATTATGTCAATGTTCTCGTGAGCCTTGGCTTCTGAATGGAAAGTGTTCCAGACTTTGGAGGTGATGAAGAGCTCCTCGCGCTGTAAtataatatataaaaatttgagtaaacgttactttaaaaattgaaaaaaaaaattaccttgaCTTTTCCCTCATCTAGAATCTCCTTCAACGCTTCTCCGACCTCCTTCTGATTTTGATAAACGTGAGCACAATCGATGTGCCGATACCCGGCGGCGACGGCGGTCTTGATTGCAGCGGCAACCTCTCCGGGCTTGGATTGCCACGTGCCGAGCCCGATGGCTGGGATTGAGTAGCCGGAGTTGAGCTTCAGAGATTGAaccattctggaaaatttgatattgaaCTTGGGGGCAtgcaaataatgaaaatagtATTGTAAGGATGAGAAATAATGGGccaattttcttggaaaattttaaattcccgccgaCGACTACGGTAGCAGTGATTTCagctgttttaatttttttaatcttcaaaattgctaaaaaaaatatcgttagaaaatttgacattttcacaattttctaccagttttttgtattttttgtttgaaaatttcaaaattacagtactctttaaaggcgcacaccttttcagatttaactgaaatttgcttttctcgcggcgagacccatccgaATTAacctatgcgcctttaaaatgAAATACCGTCAATAggcaaattttataataaagtAAGTACTCtaagaattgcaaaaataaaattttgataaatcgccaaattgtaaaaattattgaaataaaaataaaaataattcaaactttaataattctagaaaatttttgttgtttgacttccaaaaaaaaaatttcaaaaaaaaagacattttttttgaaatttttaataccaATTTCACACTGACAAAACTCTAATTTAAGTATGAGTAtccaagaaattgaaaaaaaaaagttcatacaTCATATAGCACTCAGCTAAAAACACGCtgagaaactgcaaaaaaatcgatagaaaacTAAGAGACCTATCAAAAATTGGTCTGTCAACCAACTAACTGGGGAAAACCGAACTGTGGTGTCCGATAGCATTTATACAACTGACCACCTGGCCTAATTTTGTCATCAAAACGCAATTACCTGAAGAGATGGAGAGGTGGtagagaaaaatgcaaagaagAAATATGGTTGGAGTGGAATGCCAAGTGCACAAATatgagaaatgaaaaagttatatagaaaaatgtgaattttttacgtaaataaataaaaatatatacaattgagatcttgaaaattgattctaaaataaataaaaaattagtagaaattcacaaattttcagggtCCGGTTCCTCCACTTTTTGCGGTAACTGTTCCTCCTGAACATGCGGCCACGGGAAGTACGGATGATCATAGTTGCCGAGCAACGGGTTCAGAAtccgaaaatcgatattcagCGCTTTTATTCGAGCAATCTCCTGGGAAGTGAGGCGgaacttgaaaatgttgatGTTTTGGCGGATTCGTTCTGGAAAAAAGcgcttgaaataaaaaaaaacattagctTTAGGCTCAGGATTAGcctttggctttggctttggcttaggcttatgcttcggctttggctttggctttggctttggctttggctttggctttggctttggctttggctttggatttggcttaggcttaggcttaggattttccggtttttttgatttttcagcggtTCCTGTTGGCCGATTatgcttatgcttaggcttaggcttaggcttacgcttaggcttaggcttgagcttagtcttaggcttaagcttaggcttcggcttaggcttaagctcaagcttggatatttttcaacaaaaactgcACATTTTTAACTTACTGGATTCGGAAGATTTCACCAGCGCAGTTGTGCGAAGATCGATTGCCCATCGGACGAGAACTTGAACGACGGACTGAAATGTTCATCAATCaaacaacacaatttttaaaaattatttatagatttcaaataaagagttttcaaaataatttgaaaaattgttctttttgaatactcaaattttttgtctaaatgtTACCCAGACGCCAagcttttcaactttttcgctAAAATACGGTGCTCCGGTCTcgggtctcggcacgacattttttttgttaaatccGAAAAGGTGCGCGCTTTTaaaggttactgtaattttacagtacgtactctttaaaggcgcacacccttTTTGCATTGAGCAAAAAGGTGTCGTGCCCGAGGGTACCGTatgaaaatcgcaaattttttatgttataTTATGTAGATTTTTACATACCTTCCCATGTCCCTTCGCGATTGACTGTAGGGTCTCATTGTACAATAAATTCGGGTCCTCATGCTTCCGATAGAGCGCAGATCCTGGATTCCCTGTGAGCATAAACGCGGTAAGGATAATTCCTTTCTCCCTACAGAACTGCCGGATTTCCTCCTGATCCAAGAAGGGATTCATCTCAACTTGAAGTACAGCTGGCTTGATCAATCCTTTCGTCCATACCTGTTCCACTTGCCCAATATTGAAGTTGGCGAGCCCGATGGAGCGAATTTTGCCCGAGCGATGTGCGTCTTCGAGCGCTTTCCACGTCTCCAGATAATCCACGTCAGAATAGCGCATTTTACCGTTGGCACCACGTGGCCAGAGCCCACGCTCGCCCGGTGGCTCATCTTCGGCCCAGCCGAATGGCCAGTGTATCACGATTAGGTCCATGTAGGTGGTCTCGAAGATTTCAAGCATCTCATCGATCTGCTGCATGCATCGATTCCGTGAATGGTAGGTGTTCCAGATTTTTGAGGAGAGGA of Caenorhabditis elegans chromosome II contains these proteins:
- the sre-43 gene encoding Serpentine Receptor, class E (Epsilon) (Confirmed by transcript evidence), with the protein product MNLLLTDDIVIWIPIHEINNPAYTNMNYLIFNVVYLLLLFISAYFTVILVMTSWRIRKFHKNMTICFSFYFGAWFECWLGLVLVWPYKNGLVLVEDTHMKFTNFETSDRTIMAHITKYPETTCLLFGSFLIWHYLASTVAGMCNFVIERAIASFFFSDYEKKQRSYLGYTLLATSQCCCIQGSILVFFYFFSLKPVLIISTILLSCVILTFFLLLQYNTSLRNRLDLKQIELSYSLAARFQAAENARSLKLAVFVFAVICCIFVLAISTMGILFLQLLPDYYDVAIMTIFECLVSLNPLFIVPAAMFSVPEWKIAFYKHMPFVGRRHRHRNPDSKIMDHDLRVSMETNLYFVQLEDAWRS
- the Y39G8B.1 gene encoding NADP-dependent oxidoreductase domain-containing protein (Confirmed by transcript evidence), with amino-acid sequence MVQSLKLNSGYSIPAIGLGTWQSKPGEVAAAIKTAVAAGYRHIDCAHVYQNQKEVGEALKEILDEGKVKREELFITSKVWNTFHSEAKAHENIDIILSDLQLSYVDLMLIHWPQGYAEGAELFPAGENGKMRYSDVDYLETWKAFEAAQKAGKCRSIGLSNFTHSQIQRVWDAAEVKPACLQVELHPYFTQVKLREFCKEKGIVVVGYSPLGNPGSAFFRKDGDPNVLTNEVVAGIAKAHGKTPAQIILRWFVDSGLSAIPKSVTPQRIIENISVIDFQLSAEEIQAIDGVNRGWRLVDPSPRDGDHKYFGFNEEF
- the Y39G8B.1 gene encoding NADP-dependent oxidoreductase domain-containing protein (Confirmed by transcript evidence) codes for the protein MVQSLKLNSGYSIPAIGLGTWQSKPGEVAAAIKTAVAAGYRHIDCAHVYQNQKEVGEALKEILDEGKVKREELFITSKVWNTFHSEAKAHENIDIILSDLQLSYVDLMLIHWPQGYAEGAELFPAGENGKMRYSDVDYLETWKAFEAAQKAGKCRSIGLSNFTHSQIQRVWDAAEVKPACLQVELHPYFTQVKLREFCKEKGIVVVGYSPLGNPGSAFFRKDGDPNVLTNEVVAGIAKAHGKTPAQIILRWFVDSGLSAIPKSVTPQRISENLAVFDFQLTAEEISKIDGINKNWRIVDLSQRDGDHPHCPFLEEF
- the Y39G8B.2 gene encoding NADP-dependent oxidoreductase domain-containing protein (Confirmed by transcript evidence), with product MPIADTVTLNSGYEMPVIGYGTWQLPKNLAAERVRDALEAGYRHIDSALSFKNQEEVAAGIKDWCKIRKVRREELFLSSKIWNTYHSRNRCMQQIDEMLEIFETTYMDLIVIHWPFGWAEDEPPGERGLWPRGANGKMRYSDVDYLETWKALEDAHRSGKIRSIGLANFNIGQVEQVWTKGLIKPAVLQVEMNPFLDQEEIRQFCREKGIILTAFMLTGNPGSALYRKHEDPNLLYNETLQSIAKGHGKSVVQVLVRWAIDLRTTALVKSSESKRIRQNINIFKFRLTSQEIARIKALNIDFRILNPLLGNYDHPYFPWPHVQEEQLPQKVEEPDPENL